GAGCCGCGTGAGCCTCAGCATGGAAGACCTGATCGCCGACGAGGACGTGGTCGTGACCCTGTCGCACGCCGGCTACATCAAGTCACAACCGCTCGCGGCCTATCGCGCCCAGCGCCGCGGCGGGCGCGGTAAGACCGCGACCAGCATGAAGGAAGAGGATTTCGTCGACAAACTGTTGATCGCCAACACCCACGCCACGATCCTGTGTTTCACCAGCCTGGGCAAGGTTTTCTGGAAGAAGGTGTACGAGATTCCGCAGGCCGGGCGCGGCGCGCGCGGTAAGCCGATCGTGAACCTGCTGTCGCTGGAGGAGGGCGAGCAGATCAGCGCCATCCTGCCGGTGAAGGACTTCGACAAGGGCGGTTATGTGTTCATGGCCACCTCCGACGGCACGGTCAAGAAGACCGAGTTGGTCGAATTCACGCGCCCGCGTTCCACCGGCATCCGCGCGATCGAGTTGAAGCCCGGCAACCAGCTGATCGGCGTCGGCCTGACCGACGGCAAGTGTGACATATTGCTCTTCAGCAACGCCGGCAAGGTGGTGCGCTTCGGGGAAGACGACGTGCGCGAGATGGGGCGGACGGCGCGCGGCGTGCGCGGCCTCATGCTGAAACCGGACCAGTCGGTGATCGCGCTGATCATCTCTTGCCCGGATCAGGCGGGCAAGGCCATGACGGTGCTGACGGCGACGAAGAACGGTTACGGCAAGCGTACGCCGCTCGAGGATTACCCGAAACACCGCCGCGGCGGCCAGGGCGTGATCTCGATCCAGGTGAACGAGCGCAACGGACCCGTGGTCAGCGCCTGCGTCGTCGGCGACGACGATCAGGCGATGCTGATCACCAGTGGCGGCACCATGATCCGCACGCGCGTGAAGGAAATCTCCATCGTCGGCCGCAACACCCAGGGCGTGCGTTTGATCGGGACCGAGGAAGGCGAGCATCTCGCCGGCCTGGAACGCGTGGCCGAGTCCGAGGAAGAAGATTAATAGACAGGATTAACAGGACTAACAGGATTAAAAAGATAACAGTTCAGATTTAATCCTGTAAATCCTGTTAATCCTGTCCATTCAAGTTTTTTGTTTTTTTATAAGGTGCGACTGTAATGACCAGAATATTCAATTTCAGTGCGGGCCCGGCGGTGTTGCCGGAAGAAGTCCTGAAGCAGGCGCAGGCGGAACTGCTCGACTGGCACGGCAGTGGCATGTCGGTGATGGAGATGAGCCATCGCGGCAAGGAATTCATCGCCATCGCCGAGAAGGCCGAGGCCGACCTGCGCGAGCTGATGAACATCCCGGCGAACTACAAGGTGCTGTTCCTGCAAGGCGGCGCCTCGGCGCAGTTCGCCATGGTGCCGATGAACCTGCTGCGCGGCAAGAAATCCGCCGACTACATCAACACCGGCGAGTGGTCGAAGAAGGCCATCAAGGAAGCCAAGAAATTCGGCGGCGTGAACGTCGCGGCCACCGCGGAAGCGACCAACTTCAGCACCGTGCCGCCGCAGAAGGACTGGAAGCTCGACCCGGACGCGGCCTACCTGCATTACACGCCGAATGAAACCATCGGCGGCGTCGAGTTCAGCTTCGTGCCGCAGACCGGCAACGTGCCGCTGGTGGCCGACATGTCCTCGACCATCCTGTCGCGTCCGGTGGACGTGACGCAATACGGGCTGATCTACGCCGGCGCACAGAAGAACATCGGCCCCGCCGGGCTGACCATCGTGATCGTGCGCGAGGATCTGATCGGCGGCGCGCCGGCCGGCACGCCTTCGATGTTCGATTACAAGATCCACGCCGAAAACGCCTCGATGTACAACACCCCGCCGACCTATGCCTGGTACATCGCCGGGCTGGTGTTCGACCTGCTCAAGAAGAAGGGCGGCCTCAAGGCCATGGCCGAAATCAACAAGCGCAAGGCCGACAAGCTGTATGCCTTCATCGATGCCAGCGGCGGTTTCTACAAGAACCCGGTGGAAAAACCCAGCCGTTCATGGATGAATGTGCCATTTACCCTCAAGAGCGAGGCGCTCAACGAGCCCTTCCTCAAGGGCGCGAAGAGCGCGGGTCTGGTACAGCTCAAGGGCCACCGCTCGGTCGGCGGCATGCGCGCCTCCATCTACAACGCCATGCCCGAGGCGGGCATTGATGCGTTGATCGCCTACATGCGGGACTTTATGAGCAAAAATGGTTGATCTGTCTAAAAGTGCCGTCATTCCGGCGAAAGCCGGACAAAATCGCCGGGAGCGATTTTGGACAGCCGAAGGCTGGCCCGAAGGGCGGAATACAGGGATGTATTCCGCCATCCAGATATTAATGCAGTATTGGTATGCAACTGGATGCCGGCTTTCGCTGGCATGACGTCAGTGGGCGACAAGGGATTTCTGCGGAAGTCTTTTTTTAGCGGTAAGAATTATTTATCAATGCAGTTAAGATTGGAAAAATGCACAAGATACTGACGCTCAACAACATCTCTCCGCTCGGGCTGGCGCGCCTGCCGAGGGAGGAGTTCCAGGTTTCCGCCGACATGAAAGAGCCAGACGGCATCCTGCTGCGCTCGTTCAAGATGCACGACATGGAAATCCCGAAGTCGCTCAAGGCCGTCGGCCGCGCCGGCGCGGGTGTGAACAACATCCCGGTCGAGAAGCTGACCAAGCTGGGCATCCCGGTGTTCAACGCGCCCGGTGCCAACGCCAACGCGGTGAAGGAACTGGTGCTGGCCGGCATGCTGCTGGCGTGCCGTCACATCCCGGCATCGTGGGAGTTCGCGCGTGGCTTGTCCGGCTCCGACCCCGAGATCAGCAAGGCGGTGGAGGCGGGCAAGAAGAACTTCGCCGGCTTCGAGCTGCCGGGCCGCACGCTCGCGGTCATCGGTCTCGGCGCCATCGGGCGCAACGTCGCCAACATGGGTATCGCGCTCGGGATGAAGGTGGTCGGTTTCGATCCGGGCCTGACGGTGGAAGGCGCGTGGCAGCTGTCGGCCGACGTGAAGAAGGCCAACAGTGTGGACGAGGCGCTGCGCGTGGCGGATTTCGTGACCTTCCACGTGCCGCTCGTTGACGCGACCAAAAACCTCATTAACGCCGAGCGCCTCAAGGCCATGAAAGATGGCGTCATCATCCTCAACTTCGCGCGCGAGGGCATCGTGGACGACGCCGCGGTCAGCGCCGCCATCAAGGCCGGCAAGGTCTACGGCTATGTCTGCGACTTTCCGAGCAATCTCCTGAAAAATCACGAGCACGTGATCACGCTGCCGCACCTGGGCGCCTCGACCGCCGAGGCCGAGGACAACTGCGCCATCATGGTGGCGGAACAGGTGAAGGATTTTCTCCAGAACGGCAACATCCGTAACTCGGTGAATTACCCGGACGTGGTGATGGCGCGCGAGACGGCGTATCGTCTGGTGGCGGCCAATGCCAACATGCCCAACATGCTCGGCCTGATTTCCGAGACGCTGGGCAACGCCAAGCTGAACATTCATGACATGGTCAACCGCTCGCGCGGCGACTACGCCTACACCGTGGTCGATCTCGACAGCCCGGTGCCGGAAGACGTGCGCCAGAAGATCGCGGGCATCAACGGCGTGCTGATGGCGCGTATTATTTGACGGCTCAAAAAATAAGATTAACCGCCAAGACGCCAAGAACGCCAAGTTTTTTATCTTTAAAAACAGCTTTTCTTGGCGATCTTGGCGTCTTGGCGGTTCAAAATCATATCCATTTTATTAGAGATTCTTTAGGATATTTGAGGTGACTGTTAAGAAGAGCAAAAACGGCGGGGCCGAGGCGCAGATAAAGAAACTGCGCGAGCAGATTGACGCGCTGGACGTAAAAATCCAGGCGCTGATCAGCGAACGCGCACGGCTGGCGCTGGCAGTCGCCGAAACCAAGCAGCAGGAAGGCAGCAACAACTTTTACCGCCCCGAGCGCGAAGCCGAGGTGTTGCGCAACGTGCTGGCGCGCAACCAGGGGCCGCTTTCGGAAGAAGCCATGGCGCGGCTGTTCCGCGAGATCATGTCCGCCTGCCTGGCGCTGGAATCGCGCCTGCGCATCGCGTTTCTCGGGCCGGAGGGCACCTTTACCCAGGAAGCGGCGCTCAAGCAATTCGGCCACGCCGTGGAAACCGCGCCGCTGGCGGCCATCGACGAGGTGTTCCGCGAGGTCGAGTCGGGCAACGCCCATTTCGGCGTGGTGCCGGTGGAGAACTCCACCGAAGGCGTGATCAATCACACGCTCGACATGTTCATGGCCTCGCCGCTCAAGATCTGCGGCGAGGTGGCCTTGCGCATCCATCATCATCTGCTCGGCAAGGGCAACGATCCGCAGGGTGCGCACAGCGTGGTGTCGCACCAGCAGTCGCTGGCGCAGTGCCGCGAATGGCTCGACGCCAACCTGCCGGGCGTGAAGCGCGTGCCGGTGGCGAGCAACGCCGAGGCGGCGCGGCTGGCAGCGGCGGACGTCGGCACGCTCGCCATCGCTGGTGACACGGCGGCGCAGCTTTACGGCCTGCACATGTTCGCCAGCAACATAGAGGATCGCCCGGACAACACCACACGCTTCCTCGTGATCGGCACGCTCGAAACCGTGCCGAGCGGCAACGACAAGACCAGCCTGCTGCTGTCGAGCCGCAACCGCCCCGGCGCCCTGCAGCGCCTGCTCGCGCCGCTGGCGAAGAACAAGATCAACATGACGCGCATCGAGTCGCGTCCCTCGCGCCAGAGCATGTGGGAGTATGTCTTCTTCGTCGACATCGACGGCCACATGAAGGATCGCAAGGTCGCCAAGGCGCTCGCCGATCTGGAAAAGGAGGCGGCATTCCTGAAACGGCTCGGTTCCTATCCCAAGGCCGTGCTGTGACAGCCACGGTGGCGGATATCCTGCGCCTGGCTACTCCCGGTGTGCAGGGGCTCTCGCCCTATCAACCGGGCAAGCCGATCGAGGAACTGGAACGCGAATACGGCGTCACCGGCGCGATCAAGCTCGCCAGCAACGAAAACCCCCTCGGCCCGAGCCCGCGCGCGCTGGCCGCGGCGCGCGCGGCGCTGGCGGACATTCACCGTTATCCCGACGGCAACGGCTTCGTGCTGAAAAGCGCGCTGGCGCGCAAACACGGCATCGCGCCGGAATGCATCACCCTCGGCAACGGCTCCAACGATATTCTGGAATTTCTGGCGCGCGCCTTCGTGCTGCCGGAAAACGAAGTCATATTCTCGGAGCATGCCTTCGCGGTCTATCCCATCGTTACGCGCGCGGTCGACGCCAAAGCCGTCGTCATCCCGGCGAAAAACTGGGGTCACGATCTGGCGGCCATGCGCGCGGCGGTGAATGCGCGCACCCGCCTGGTTTTCATCGCCAACCCCAACAATCCCACCGGCACCTGGCTCAAGGCCGATGAACTTGAAGCGTTCATCGGCGCCATGCCGGCGCATGTGCTGGTGGCGGTGGACGAGGCCTATTTCGAATACGTTGAGGAACGGGAATACCCGAACACTATTGGCTGGACCGCGAAATACCCGAACCTCGTCACGGCGCGCACCTTTTCCAAGGCCTACGGGCTGGCCGGATTGCGCGTCGGCTATGGCGTTTCCAGCCCGGCGGTGGCCGATGTCCTGAACCGGGTGCGCCAGCCGTTCAACGTGAACAGCGTGGCGCTGGCGGCCGCCACGGCGGCGCTGGAGGATACGGCGCACGTCGCGCGTGCCGTGCAAACCAACCGCGACGGCATGGGCCAGTTGATCGAGGCCTTCACGGAGTTGGGGCTGGAATACATTCCCTCGGCGGGAAATTTCATCTGCGTGGATTTCAAACGGCCGGCGGCGGCGATGTACGAGGCCTTGTTGCGCCAGGGCGTGATCGTCCGGCCGATCGCCAATTACGGCATGCCAAATCATTTGCGCATTACCGTGGGACTGCCGGAAGAAAACCGGCGTTTCATTGAAGCACTGAGGAAAATCGTGCGTGATCGATAAGCTCTGCATCATCGGCATCGGCCTGATCGGCGGCTCGCTGGCGCGCGCGTTGCGCGATGCCGGCACCGTGCGCGAAATCATCGGCTACGGGCGCAGCGTCGGCAATCTGCAGCAGGCGGTGGAACTCGGCGTCATCGACCGCGCGGAAGTGTCGCTGCCGGACGCCGTGCGCGGCGCCGGCATGATCGTGCTGGCCGTGCCGGTTGGCAACATGGCTGATATTTT
The DNA window shown above is from Sulfuricaulis limicola and carries:
- the serC gene encoding 3-phosphoserine/phosphohydroxythreonine transaminase, producing the protein MTRIFNFSAGPAVLPEEVLKQAQAELLDWHGSGMSVMEMSHRGKEFIAIAEKAEADLRELMNIPANYKVLFLQGGASAQFAMVPMNLLRGKKSADYINTGEWSKKAIKEAKKFGGVNVAATAEATNFSTVPPQKDWKLDPDAAYLHYTPNETIGGVEFSFVPQTGNVPLVADMSSTILSRPVDVTQYGLIYAGAQKNIGPAGLTIVIVREDLIGGAPAGTPSMFDYKIHAENASMYNTPPTYAWYIAGLVFDLLKKKGGLKAMAEINKRKADKLYAFIDASGGFYKNPVEKPSRSWMNVPFTLKSEALNEPFLKGAKSAGLVQLKGHRSVGGMRASIYNAMPEAGIDALIAYMRDFMSKNG
- a CDS encoding 3-phosphoglycerate dehydrogenase family protein; this translates as MHKILTLNNISPLGLARLPREEFQVSADMKEPDGILLRSFKMHDMEIPKSLKAVGRAGAGVNNIPVEKLTKLGIPVFNAPGANANAVKELVLAGMLLACRHIPASWEFARGLSGSDPEISKAVEAGKKNFAGFELPGRTLAVIGLGAIGRNVANMGIALGMKVVGFDPGLTVEGAWQLSADVKKANSVDEALRVADFVTFHVPLVDATKNLINAERLKAMKDGVIILNFAREGIVDDAAVSAAIKAGKVYGYVCDFPSNLLKNHEHVITLPHLGASTAEAEDNCAIMVAEQVKDFLQNGNIRNSVNYPDVVMARETAYRLVAANANMPNMLGLISETLGNAKLNIHDMVNRSRGDYAYTVVDLDSPVPEDVRQKIAGINGVLMARII
- the pheA gene encoding prephenate dehydratase; the protein is MTVKKSKNGGAEAQIKKLREQIDALDVKIQALISERARLALAVAETKQQEGSNNFYRPEREAEVLRNVLARNQGPLSEEAMARLFREIMSACLALESRLRIAFLGPEGTFTQEAALKQFGHAVETAPLAAIDEVFREVESGNAHFGVVPVENSTEGVINHTLDMFMASPLKICGEVALRIHHHLLGKGNDPQGAHSVVSHQQSLAQCREWLDANLPGVKRVPVASNAEAARLAAADVGTLAIAGDTAAQLYGLHMFASNIEDRPDNTTRFLVIGTLETVPSGNDKTSLLLSSRNRPGALQRLLAPLAKNKINMTRIESRPSRQSMWEYVFFVDIDGHMKDRKVAKALADLEKEAAFLKRLGSYPKAVL
- the hisC gene encoding histidinol-phosphate transaminase, producing MADILRLATPGVQGLSPYQPGKPIEELEREYGVTGAIKLASNENPLGPSPRALAAARAALADIHRYPDGNGFVLKSALARKHGIAPECITLGNGSNDILEFLARAFVLPENEVIFSEHAFAVYPIVTRAVDAKAVVIPAKNWGHDLAAMRAAVNARTRLVFIANPNNPTGTWLKADELEAFIGAMPAHVLVAVDEAYFEYVEEREYPNTIGWTAKYPNLVTARTFSKAYGLAGLRVGYGVSSPAVADVLNRVRQPFNVNSVALAAATAALEDTAHVARAVQTNRDGMGQLIEAFTELGLEYIPSAGNFICVDFKRPAAAMYEALLRQGVIVRPIANYGMPNHLRITVGLPEENRRFIEALRKIVRDR